One genomic segment of Acinetobacter oleivorans DR1 includes these proteins:
- the lipA gene encoding lipoyl synthase yields the protein MDFKRQVETGIKLRGADKVARIPIKILPTEDLPTKPDWIRAKITDFEEIKRIKNLLRQQKLHSVCEEAACPNLPECFGGGTATFMIMGDICTRRCPFCDVAHGRPKPLDEDEPKHLAETVANLNLKYVVITSVDRDDLHDGGAAHFVKCIEEIRKRCPETLIEILVPDFRGRLETALSTLSLSPPDVFNHNIETVPRLYKAMRPGSDYQHSLELLKRFKAYCPDIKTKSGLMVGLGEIEAEVLALLNDLKDYQVDLITIGQYLQPSKSHAPIHRFVNLQEFERYTRHGKRLGFKNIWSAPMVRSSYFADRQYFGEEVPKPFSRQDVLA from the coding sequence ATGGATTTTAAAAGACAAGTAGAAACTGGTATTAAATTACGAGGAGCAGATAAAGTCGCTCGCATTCCGATTAAAATTTTACCTACAGAAGATTTACCGACTAAACCAGACTGGATTAGAGCCAAAATAACCGATTTTGAAGAAATTAAACGCATAAAAAATTTGCTGCGCCAACAGAAGTTACATAGTGTTTGTGAAGAGGCAGCATGCCCCAATTTACCTGAATGTTTTGGTGGAGGTACGGCAACATTTATGATTATGGGAGATATCTGTACTAGACGTTGCCCTTTTTGTGATGTAGCACATGGTCGCCCAAAACCTTTAGATGAAGATGAACCTAAACATTTGGCAGAAACGGTCGCAAACTTAAACTTAAAATATGTCGTGATTACCTCTGTAGACCGTGATGATCTACACGATGGTGGCGCTGCACATTTTGTAAAGTGCATTGAAGAAATCCGAAAACGCTGCCCAGAAACTTTGATTGAGATTTTAGTACCAGATTTTCGCGGTCGTTTAGAGACAGCGCTTTCAACTTTGAGCTTATCTCCTCCAGATGTGTTTAATCATAATATTGAGACAGTCCCGCGTTTATATAAAGCGATGCGCCCTGGCTCAGACTATCAACACTCACTAGAGTTACTAAAACGGTTTAAAGCATATTGTCCCGATATTAAAACCAAGTCTGGCTTAATGGTTGGATTAGGAGAAATTGAAGCGGAAGTACTTGCTCTACTGAACGACTTAAAAGATTATCAGGTAGACCTTATTACTATTGGACAGTACTTACAGCCATCAAAGTCACATGCACCTATTCATCGGTTTGTAAATTTACAAGAATTTGAAAGATACACGCGACACGGTAAACGATTAGGTTTTAAAAATATTTGGAGTGCTCCTATGGTCCGCTCTAGCTACTTTGCTGATCGACAATATTTTGGAGAAGAAGTACCAAAGCCTTTCAGCCGACAAGATGTCTTAGCTTAA